AACCTCAGTCTGAGATAGGCCTACTAGCAGGACAAAAATGGCAAACGCTAGGTGCATGAGAAACGACTGAAAATGTAACGAATCGTCATTTACACCAACATGCAAATGGAGAGATGCTCGCGCCCGATCACAAATCCCTTCAGAAAATAATTTATAAGAAAAGAACTACCCTTTTAACTTAGTTATAAGCAATCAAAAGGTCATTCTACTCCAGCACTCTTAAAAGAGCGGCACATGACTCATCCACAGCCGCCACCCCCGCTCAACATACAATCCCCAATTTCGAAAATAAAAAATTGAGTTTCACGAGGAAGCACCATTGGGGCTCAACGTCTCCTGAGCACCCTCCCCAACCAAGGAGGTGAGATCAGGAAGACACACACACGAGATTGCAAACAGCCTAATTCAACAAAATAAAGTTGGCTGCAATGGCAGCTGGAGGGCGGGGGCGCGAGGGGGGAAGTAATCCGAGTTCTTACCAAATTGCTAGCAACTTTCTCCACGGGAACGCATCCCATCCAGAGCCCCTGAGTCCTCCTCTCACCGTGCCCCGCCgcccactcccccccgccccactccgcAGAGCGCTCGATAATCCTTCCTTCACCCAACCCCTCGGGCGGAATTCAAAATTAACATCGGCTCCATCTGTACGGCGCACCGggcactcggggggggggggggcagatgaaATATTGAAAAGGGTCGCTGTTGAGTTTCCACCACCCAGATGGCTGAGAGAGGCTTAAAAGGCGATCCCCCAGCACCGAACCACGAAACCCGGCGGGGAcacaagaggagaaaaagagcccATAGACCGTGTCCACAGTTCAGCCTTCAGGCCACGGAAGGGCACGGCTCGGACGGCGGGTCGGGGTTCGGGGCCCAGCCCACGTGAGAGCGCGGCGGGGGCCGGAGAAGGGCCCAGCGCGGGGGAGGGAAGCCCCGGGGTagggccctggccgccgcctccGAGCCGGGTGAATCAGCCCCAACGGAGACTCCGCCGCCGTCCGAGCACCGCTGCCGattaggagggagggcgagagtggggggctgggggtcccgAGCCGAATCCCCCGCCGACAGAGCTCACCCgggggcctctaggaggaggcaCTTCCCGCCGCAGCaacggagctgctgctgctgccgctgccgccaccgccgccgcttcctcctcttcctcacttacAAAATGGCGGCGACAGGAAGTGCCATCAATCtcagcccgcccccccgccgtcctcccaccaaccccctccctcccttccttcccgggcccactccccctttccccaacccGCCAGCCGGCCGGGCTCCGTTCTTTCCCTCCCCGCGCTTCTCCGCACCCTCCGCTTCGCCGAGGCAGGGGGTCCCTCACGTGTGCCAACAGCGGAAggcccggggcggcccggggccctACGCCAAAGGCGCAGCCCCGAGAGAGAAGACCGCCCCCTACGCCAACGGCGCAGCGCCTGTTCCGGACTCCCGTGCGCAGGCGGCGCAGCGCAACCCAcgggcccggcccgctccgcAGAGGACGTAGCGGTTTCTAGGCGCCCCCGttacaagcccccccccccctcccggaagGGAAGAGCCGCGGCCCGGGAGGGTGGGCTACTCTGCGAGGAAGGGGCCGGTGAtcgtttcctctcctctccagacccaATCCCGTGCTGCCGCTGCGCAGATGGCGTAGGTGTGTTTGGCGCACTAGCCCCATTACGCAATGCAGGTTACGTTGGCAGGAGGCGTAAGTAAGCGTCGAGAATGTaaaagcccccctccccgcccccatcgctTCTTGACCCGGCCACCCTCGGCGGCCAGGGCCcaactccccactcccttccctccgtccctcccgcccCGAAGGGCACATTATCCTCACCTGGGACTAGGCCGCACACCACCTCCACCGACTCCTCCGGGGCGCAGAGAGCCGGACCCTGGCCCGGCCGGCAGGCAGTTGGCCGCTCGGGCCTCAGCGCTGCCTTTTCACCCCTGGCGAGGGGCCCGCTCCCTCCCGGGCGCCCTCGAGGGCCGCTGCTTCGGCCCTCGGGACCGGGAGCCCAGAACAAACAGCTCCGCCGCCGCCGACAGCGAACTGCCGTCACCACGCACGTACGCGCACCGCCCCCGCCCACTCTGGCGCcgcccccttctccacccacgATCCGGCCGCGCGCCTTACTTCCGTGGGAAGCGGTGCGCGCGCTTCTCGCCCGCCCGCCCCAAACCCCTACCTCTCTCTTCCTGACCCTGCATCCGAGGTGACGGTAGAACGGGACGTAAGGCGTTTCCTtcctctgtccgtccgtccctctCCGCTCGCTCACCGGGCTGACTCCGGTCTGTGGGGCGAGGGGGGTCAGACCGAGCTTGATGATCGCCGGGAGGGACAGCCCAGAGGTAAGTGGGGACTGCCTGGGCGGGTGGGCGGCGCGATGCGAGAAGTGGTCATCGGCGCCCTGGAAATCTTCCGGGCCCCTGGAGGCGGGGGAAACGCGATGGCGTGATTTGACTGTCCCAGCGGggtcccctctctgccctgggcTACGCAGCGGAGAGCAGATcgctttataataatagtaataatgttggtatttgttaagcgcttactatgtgcagagcactgttctaagcgctgagggagatccagggtcatcaggttgtcccacgttagtctcacagtcttcatccccatttttcagatgagggaactgaggcccagagaagtgaagtgacttgcccacagtcatacagagaagtgaagtgacttgcccacagtcatacagctgacaagtggcagagctgggagttgaacccacgacctctggctcccaagcccgggctctttccactgagccacgctgcttcgctcttTCACGAACTCCGCTcattccaaaaaaataaaaaaactacGAGGTCAGTTCCTGGGGActccattcgttcaatagtatttattgagcgcttactatgcgcagagcactggactaagcgcttggaatggacacttcagcaacagatagagaccatcccagcccgatgacgggctcacacagAGCGTTGGACATTTCTACTCAGAATTTTGGCGACTTGAGATgaaaatcccagagaagcagcttggcgtcggggctagagccctggcctgggagtcagaaggtcatgggttctactgctggctttgccgcttgtctgctgtgtgaccttgggcaagtcacttcacttctcaggcctcagttacctcatcgggaaaatggggatttgagactgtgagccccatgtgggacagggactgtgtccaatcccagttggcttgtatctcccccagtgcttagtacagtgcctggcacatagtaagcgcttaaataccatcattattattattggcactcTTCCTTAATCACCATctcacagctccacagcacttaagtacatttctgtaacttatttattatattaatgtgtttctccccctctaacaataatgttggtatttgttaagcgcttactatgtgcagagcactgttctaagcactggggtagacacaggggaatcaggttgtcccacgtggggctcacagtcttcatccccattttacagatgagggaactgaggcccagagaagttaagtgacttgcccacagtcacacagctgacaagtggcagagctgggattcgaactcatgagccctgactccaaagcccgtgctctttccactgagccacgctgcttcttaaccaaactctagactaagctcattgtggggcaagagcatgtctacgaactcttctgtattgtactctcccaagcatttagtactctgcacgcagctcagtaaattcattcattcattcattcaatagtatttattgagcgcttactatgtgcagagcactgtactaagcgcgtggaatggacaagtcggcaacagatacagtccctgctgtttgacgggcttactgtctaatcgggggagacggacagacaagaacaatggcaataaatagagtcgaggggaagaacatctcataaaaacaatggcaactaaatagaatcaaggcgatgtacaattcattaacaaaataaatagggtaaagaaaatatatacagttgagcagacgagtacagtgccgaggggatgggaagggagagggggaggagcagagggaaatggggggaaaagagggttaagctgcggagaggtgaagggggggtggtagagggagaaggggagctcagtctgggaaggcctcttggaggaggtgagttttaagtagggttttgaagaggggaagagaattagtttggcggaggtgaggagggagggcgttccaggaccgcgggaggacgtggcccaggggtcgacggcgggatgggcaagaccgagggacggtgaggaggtgggcggcagaggagcggaacgtgcggggtgggtggtagaaagagagaagggaggagaggtaggaaggggcaaggtgacgtagagcctcgaagcctagagtgaggagtttttgtttggagcggaggttgataggcaaccactggaggtgtttaagaaggggaatgacatgcccagatcgattctgcaggaagatgagctgggcagcggagtgaagaatagactggagcggggcgagagaggaggaagggaaatcagagagaaggctggcacagtagtctagccgggatataacgagagcccgtagccgggatataacgagagcctgtagcagtaaggtagccgtttgggtggagaggaaagggcggatcttggcgatattgtaaaggtgaaaccggcaggtcttggtaacagataggatgtgtggggtgaacgagagagacgagtcaaggatgacactgagattgcgggcctgagagacaggaaggatggtcgtgccatccacagagatagggaagtctgggagaggaccgggtttgggagggaagatgaggagctcagtcttgctcatgttgagttttaggtggcgggccgacatccaggtggagacgtc
This genomic stretch from Ornithorhynchus anatinus isolate Pmale09 chromosome X1, mOrnAna1.pri.v4, whole genome shotgun sequence harbors:
- the LOC114806336 gene encoding uncharacterized protein LOC114806336, yielding MQVTLAGGAAHHLHRLLRGAESRTLARPAGSWPLGPQRCLFTPGEGPAPSRAPSRAAASALGTGSPEQTAPPPPTANCRHHARTRTAPAHSGAAPFSTHDPAARLTSVGSGARASRPPAPNPYLSLPDPASEVTVERDVRRFLPLSVRPSPLAHRADSGLWGEGGQTELDDRREGQPRDKPRSCRFRAESPPRGIDRWRWFVQHHVPSFSVRPVTILLGQILHRVGGQRSSVRHDSLQAGTIEDHSDHNPPTQQAVASVAAATSTTRLRQLFSGFLLGPCTLCGAPGGSLIRHNPSRPSPTCTYGMRTWVSRFPEQCYFPLDRQKGVFQIPPN